Within uncultured Roseibium sp., the genomic segment TGAAGAGGTTCATTCCAACTGGGGGTGAAATCAGGCCGAGTTCCACCGTGACCACCGCAATGATGCCGAACCAGACCGGATCGAAACCGGCATCGACGATGACGGGGAAGAAGATCGGCACGGTCAGCAGGATCATGGCCAGGCTTTCCATGAAGCAGCCAAGCACCACGTAGAAGACCATGATCGCGATGAGCACCTGCCAGGGACCGAGCCCCATGTCGCGCATGAAGTCGACCATGGCGAAGGAGATCTGCGAGGTCGAAATCAGGAAGCCCAACACCTCCGCGCCGATCAGAATGAAGAAGATGGTCGCGGTGGTTTCGACGGTCGCCCGGAGCGCCGCCAGGAACTCCGGCCAGCGCATGCCTTTCCAGACCGCATAGACAAGAGCGAAAGCCGCCCCTGCCCCGCCGGCCTCGGTCGGCGTAAAGAAGCCGCCGTAAAGACCGCCCATGACCAGACCGAAGAGGCAGAAGGCCGGAGCGAACAGGCGGGCCGCCTCGATCCAGGCACTCAGCCCCGATGACATCTCATCCTGATCCAGGGTGCTTTCGCCCTTCCAGATCCGGGCCATGATGAAGACCGTGACCACGTAAAGCACATAGGCCAGGATCCCGGGAAGGATGCCGGCGAGGAACATGTCGCTCACCGACTGCTCCGTGATCAGCGCATAGAGAAGCAGCGCGATCGAAGGCGGGATCATGATGCCGAGCGTACCACCGGCGGCGAGAGAGCCGGCTGCAAGCCTGGGATCATAGCCCCGCTTGATCATTTCCGGATAGGCGACCTTGGTCATTGTCGAGGCCGTCGCAAGCGAAGAGCCCGACACCGTGGAGAAGACCGCGCTGGCGGTGACACCAGCCGCCCCCAGCCCGCCTTTTTGACCGCGTGTCAGCATCTCTGCCCCGCGGAAAAGGTCGGCGGCCATGCCGGATTGGGAAATCAGGTTCCCCATCAGCATGAACAGCGGCACGAGCGTGAAAGAATAGTTTGATGCTGTTTCGAAGGCGGCGGTCTGCAGGACACTGAAGGCCGGATCGAACCCGACAATCATGCCGAAACCGCCCACACCGACGAGTACCATCGCAAGTCCGACCGGAGCCCCGATCAGGACGATGACAAACAGCAGGGCAATGGCAATGAGGCCAATCGTCAACGGTTCCATCAACCCAACTCCGCTGCACTGATGACCGGGTCAATGACCTCCGCCAGGGAGACGATGGCAAAGGCAATACATTCCAGCGTGATCACCAGGTAGATGATCCACAAGGGGATGCCCCAGTCCTGGGTCACCTCCCCCTGTTCCCTGGTGACCATCACCTGGTCGGCAAACAGCCACGCAAGAGAGAGCGCGAACAGGAACAGGACCACGAACCAGAAGCGGTTCAAGAAGGACTGAAGCGCGTCCGGCATCAGGCCGGTGAGCACATCCACGCGGATGAGCCCGTTTTCCAGGCCGGCGGGCAGCGCCGCGAAAACGGCGATCAGCAAGGCATAACTGGCGAGTTCGACGGCACCGGGGATCATCAGATTGATCTCGGAACCGGAGGCATCGAACAGCGCCCGCATGAAGATATTGACCGCAACCACAAGAAAGAGGCCAAGAATGGCCGTGATTGCGACAGCCTCACACCCCAGAACGGCGCCCCTGGCCACTCTGGAGAGGAAGCCTTTATGACGTGCCGAAAAGCTCATCCCGCGTCCTATGAATTCGTTTTCCGCAAACAAAGAGACGGTCCGGCGGATGACCCGCCGGACCTATGTTTCAACCTATCAGAACAAGAGGGTCAGTTCAGTTCCGACCGGCACTCTTCGACATAGCCCTGGATCTTGCCGTAGGTCTCGGTGCCCGGCAGGCCCTTGGAATCCAGCTCGGTGAGATAAATTTCCTTGGCGCGGTCCGCCGCAGCCTGCCATTCGGCCAGTTCCGCTTCCGGGATTTCGTAGGTTTCGGAATTGGACTTCAGTTCTTCGATCGCCGCAGCATCGGCTTCATCGTAGCCTTTGCCGGCCACCAGGGACCACTTCATGCCGGAGTTGGCATCGATGGCAGCCTTGGCCTTTTCGGACAGGGCGTCATACTTGCGCTTGTTCATCGTCGTCACGAAGGCAAGCGAATAGAAGCCGAAGTCGGTGTGGTACTTGGTCAGTTCCGCAAGCCGGAAGGCAACCACGGATTCCCAGGTGATCATGTAACCGTCGATCACACCGCGCTCGAGGTTCTCATAGATCGCCGGAGCCGGCAGACCGACAGGCTCAGCGCCAAGCTCGTCCAGGAGCGTACCGATCACGGCTGTGGGACGGCGCAGCTTCATGCCTTTGAGGTCGGCAAGGGTCTTGACCGGCTTCTGCCCCATGTGCAGCTGGCCGGGGCCATGGGTGTGAACGAAGAGGACGTGCGTGTCCTTGTATTCCTCGTCCAGAGCACCGGAATCATAGAGTTTCTGGAAGGCGCAGGAGCCAACCTCGGCCTTCTTGAACAGACCCGGCAGTTCCATGATCTGGCTCAGCGGAAAACGGCCAGCCGTGTAACCCTGCACCGTCCAGGCGATATCGGCGACGCCGTTCTTGGCATTGTCGTAGCCTGCAGGCGCCTTGCCCAAGGTCTGGGCCGGGAAGATCTTGACATCCAGCTCTCCGTCGGAG encodes:
- a CDS encoding TRAP transporter large permease — its product is MEPLTIGLIAIALLFVIVLIGAPVGLAMVLVGVGGFGMIVGFDPAFSVLQTAAFETASNYSFTLVPLFMLMGNLISQSGMAADLFRGAEMLTRGQKGGLGAAGVTASAVFSTVSGSSLATASTMTKVAYPEMIKRGYDPRLAAGSLAAGGTLGIMIPPSIALLLYALITEQSVSDMFLAGILPGILAYVLYVVTVFIMARIWKGESTLDQDEMSSGLSAWIEAARLFAPAFCLFGLVMGGLYGGFFTPTEAGGAGAAFALVYAVWKGMRWPEFLAALRATVETTATIFFILIGAEVLGFLISTSQISFAMVDFMRDMGLGPWQVLIAIMVFYVVLGCFMESLAMILLTVPIFFPVIVDAGFDPVWFGIIAVVTVELGLISPPVGMNLFMVKSVATEVPLKTIMAGVIPFILSDIVRLAILIAFPAIVLFLPGRL
- a CDS encoding TRAP transporter small permease, with protein sequence MSFSARHKGFLSRVARGAVLGCEAVAITAILGLFLVVAVNIFMRALFDASGSEINLMIPGAVELASYALLIAVFAALPAGLENGLIRVDVLTGLMPDALQSFLNRFWFVVLFLFALSLAWLFADQVMVTREQGEVTQDWGIPLWIIYLVITLECIAFAIVSLAEVIDPVISAAELG
- a CDS encoding TRAP transporter substrate-binding protein, producing the protein MRSKLLSATLLALGVSVSAVKAETLRYAHFMPAQSWQNEKMFMDWAKAVNEASDGELDVKIFPAQTLGKAPAGYDNAKNGVADIAWTVQGYTAGRFPLSQIMELPGLFKKAEVGSCAFQKLYDSGALDEEYKDTHVLFVHTHGPGQLHMGQKPVKTLADLKGMKLRRPTAVIGTLLDELGAEPVGLPAPAIYENLERGVIDGYMITWESVVAFRLAELTKYHTDFGFYSLAFVTTMNKRKYDALSEKAKAAIDANSGMKWSLVAGKGYDEADAAAIEELKSNSETYEIPEAELAEWQAAADRAKEIYLTELDSKGLPGTETYGKIQGYVEECRSELN